The Phaeobacter sp. A36a-5a genomic interval CGGAGATATAGCCTGCCAGGTTCTGCGCTGCGTCACTGCCCTCGGCGGTGGCAACATGCTGGTTGCCACCACGGATCCACAGGTAGCGCCGCCCGTTGGGGGAGGTCTGCTCCTCGGCCGAGAAATGGCTGCCGCGCCGGAAACCCTGCGGTGAAATCCGCCGTCCCCTCACATCAGCGGCAGGGACAGGTGGGAAATTAATGTTGTAAAACAAGCGGTAATCGGCGTCTTCCTTGGGTTGCGCTTCCAAGATGGAACGGATCAGATCGGCACCATGTTGGGCGGCTGCCTCAAACGGGTTTTCAAGCTGCGCGTTCTGAGGCCCAAAATACTGCGACAGGCCCATGGCCGGAATGCCCTGCAATGCCGCCTCCATCGCCCCGCCGAGGGTGCCGGAGTAGAGCGCGTTCTCGGCAGAATTGTTGCCCCGGTTTACCCCGGACAACACCAGATCCGGTTGCTGGTCTTTCATCACCACATGCAGCCCGGCCAACACACAGTCCGCAGGCGATCCTTCTGCGGCAAAGCGATGTTCGCCCAGCTGGCTCAGCATGAAGGGGCGGGTGTAGCTGATGCAATGACCAACGCCGGATTGCTCAAACGCCGGTGCCACTGTCCAGACCTCTCCGCCGGGACCTGCAACCTCGCGGGCGATCTGCTCCAGAACCGCAAGGCCGGGGGCGCTGATGCCATCGTCATTGGTGATCAGAATTCGCATGGACGGGGCCTCTCGTCTGGCTCTGGCAGCCTATGTGTCGGGCGTGATTACGCCGATCTGCACTCCAGACCTGAATAAGATGTGGGGCAAAAGGGGGCAAGCCTTTCCCCGTCGTGATCCCGACCAGAGCGCCCGGCGCCAGCCCCTGCGGCACAGAGGTCACAGATTTTCTGGCCCGCTTGAAAACCAGAACGACCGGCGCCCGTTGCAGGCACCGGTCGGCGGAAAGCCGCGTGTTCGCGCAGTTTGCGGGTGTCTCTGACCCTCAGATCAGTCGGCGGCGGCCAGAATCTCGGGGAGCAGCCGTGCGGCCTCGGCCTGCGGCGTGCTCAGGGCATCGCGATCTTCACCCGGAAAGAACCGTGCGCGCACCGCTGTCGCCATCGGATTTGGCGTCAGCACCTGCACCTTGGGGCCGGTCTTGGCGCTTTCGACCTGCCAGCTGTTGGCCAGCGACATCTGCGCGGCCTTGCTGGCGCCATAGGCTCCAAAGAATTTCTCGCCCGCGCGGGGATCGTCAAAGAATACGGCCTGACCGGTCTGCCCCAGAAGCGGCGCGACATAGGGGATCAGAACGGAGGGTGCCGTGGCATTGATCGCGATGGATTTCTGCCAGTCCTTGGCCGCCACGAATTGCGCCGGGCTCAGCGGCGCGGCGTGAATGGCGGTGTGCAGCCAGAGGTCCAGCTGCCCCCAGCGATCATGGATGCCCCGGCAGAGCGTGGCCATGGCCTCCGGAACGGTGATATCCATAGGGGCCAGAGTCGCCGAGCCACCGTTGGCCTTGATACGATCGTCCAGCTCTTCCAATGCGCCTGTGGTGCGGGCCACGGCGACGATGTGATGCGTCGGCGCCAATGCCTCTGCGAGGGCGGCGCCCAGGCCCCGTGAGGCCCCGGTGATGAGAGCGAGTTTCTGTGTCATGGGCGCCTTGTGCGGCGCAGCGCGGCGCGGGTCAAGGGGCCAAAGCGGCGCAGCGGTCTCAAGCCTGGGCGTGATGCCCGTCCGCGCGCCGGTTGCGGGTCACCCGCCCGGCATCGCCAGACGTGATGCCTTGCCGTTTTTCTGAAGGATCAGGCCGTCGGCATCAATGGCAACAACTTCGCCACCGGACAGGCGGCTGCCGCGGGTCACGATCTGCATGCGGCCGTTCGGCATCCGCACCATGGCGCTCAGGTTGTCGTTGGCGCCGAACAACCCCAGAAGGCTGAGGCGGTTGCGGTGCAATGCGTCTTTCTGGGTGGCATGACCGGCGACATTGGCCGGCGTCTTGCCGTTCTCACGATTTGCCATTCTGGACAGGATTTCTTTCTTGTGCGGTATCGCCCTTCGGCTATCAGCTGTGCACTGCCGGGAACAGGGGGCGCCGAGAGCGTGGGCAAGCCCATGCCGGTGCGCCCCGGCGCCCTGCGCAAACGCCCGCCCATTCCGCCAAGTGACCCTGCGCAATTGCGCGCAGGGGGCTTGAAGTCTCAGGTGTCGCATCTTGCAAAAGCGACAGTGCAGCGCCTAGGCGGCGCGCAGAGCAGCCTCCTCAGGCATCATAGATGAGCGAGGGCAGATCGTGGCCATAGGCATAAAGCAGCCCCAGC includes:
- the surE gene encoding 5'/3'-nucleotidase SurE, whose translation is MRILITNDDGISAPGLAVLEQIAREVAGPGGEVWTVAPAFEQSGVGHCISYTRPFMLSQLGEHRFAAEGSPADCVLAGLHVVMKDQQPDLVLSGVNRGNNSAENALYSGTLGGAMEAALQGIPAMGLSQYFGPQNAQLENPFEAAAQHGADLIRSILEAQPKEDADYRLFYNINFPPVPAADVRGRRISPQGFRRGSHFSAEEQTSPNGRRYLWIRGGNQHVATAEGSDAAQNLAGYISVTPMRADLTATDALERLKGIE
- a CDS encoding SDR family NAD(P)-dependent oxidoreductase, which encodes MTQKLALITGASRGLGAALAEALAPTHHIVAVARTTGALEELDDRIKANGGSATLAPMDITVPEAMATLCRGIHDRWGQLDLWLHTAIHAAPLSPAQFVAAKDWQKSIAINATAPSVLIPYVAPLLGQTGQAVFFDDPRAGEKFFGAYGASKAAQMSLANSWQVESAKTGPKVQVLTPNPMATAVRARFFPGEDRDALSTPQAEAARLLPEILAAAD